Proteins encoded together in one Lathyrus oleraceus cultivar Zhongwan6 chromosome 5, CAAS_Psat_ZW6_1.0, whole genome shotgun sequence window:
- the LOC127084080 gene encoding general transcription and DNA repair factor IIH subunit TFB4 gives MPSAPSKNYTDDVSLLVVTLDTNPFFWSDFPSHFSDFLSQVLAFLNSIILLGQLNQVVVIATGCNSCSYVYDSSSNKNHASTNGTMPALYSNLLHNLDEFIANDKQLTKAHEPGTVPSSLLSGSLSKALCYIQRAFRSGPMHPQPRILCLQGSPDGPEQYVAIMNAIFSAQRSSVPVDSCYIASSNSSNSAFLQQASYITGGIYYKPPQLDGLFQYLSAVFATDLHSRAFLRLPKSLGVDFRASCFCHKKTIDTGYVCSVCLSIFCEHHDKCSTCSSVFGQSQSVAASTDNRKRKAE, from the exons ATGCCTTCTGCTCCTTCAAAAAATTACACAG ATGACGTCAGCCTCCTCGTCGTCACACTCGACACCAACCCTTTCTTCTGGTCCGATTTCCCCTCCCACTTCTCCGACTTCCTCTCTCAA GTTCTCGCTTTTCTCAATTCAATTATCCTCCTCGGCCAACTCAACCAAGTCGTAGTTATTGCCACCGGTTGCAATTCATGTTCCTACGTTTACGATTCATCTTCTAATAAGAACCATGCTTCCACTAACGGCACAATGCCCGCACTTTATTCCAACCTTCTTCACAATCTCGACGAATTCATAGCTAACGATAAGCAATTAACAAAGGCTCATGAACCGGGAACCGTTCCTTCGTCACTCTTATCTGGATCATTGTCCAAGGCTCTATGCT ATATACAGAGAGCTTTTCGATCAGGACCAATGCATCCTCAGCCTCGG ATTCTCTGTCTGCAAGGATCTCCCGATGGGCCTGAACA ATACGTGGCAATCATGAATGCAATATTCTCTGCTCAGCGTTCTTCA GTTCCAGTAGATTCTTGTTATATTGCTTCAAGCAATTCAAGCAATTCTGCATTCCTCCAGCAG GCTTCATACATAACTGGTGGCATATATTATAAGCCTCCCCAATTGGATGGGCTTTTTCAATATCTTTCA GCAGTGTTTGCAACTGATTTGCATTCTCGTGCATTTTTAAGGCTTCCTAAATCTCTGGGTGTGGATTTCCGTGCCTC GTGTTTCTGCCATAAGAAAACAATCGACACGGGCTATGTATGTTCTGTATGCTTATCCATATTCTGTGAGCATCACGACAAGTGTTCAACTTGTAG CTCTGTTTTTGGCCAGTCTCAATCTGTTGCCGCCTCAACAGACAATCGGAAAAGAAAGGCTGAATAA